The following are from one region of the Neurospora crassa OR74A linkage group III, whole genome shotgun sequence genome:
- the gh3-3 gene encoding beta-glucosidase 1, whose amino-acid sequence MKFAIPLALLASGNLALAAPEPIHPSHQQLNKRSLAYSEPHYPSPWMDPKAIGWEEAYEKAKAFVSQLTLLEKVNLTTGIGWGAEQCVGQTGAIPRLGLKSMCMQDAPLAIRGTDYNSVFPAGVTTAATFDRGLMYKRGYALGQEAKGKGVTVLLGPVAGPLGRAPEGGRNWEGFSTDPVLTGIAMAETIKGTQDAGVVACAKHFIGNEQEHFRQVGESQDYGYNISETLSSNIDDKTMHEMYLWPFVDAIRAGVGSFMCAYTQANNSYSCQNSKLLNNLLKQENGFQGFVMSDWQAHHSGVASAAAGLDMSMPGDTMFNSGRSYWGTNLTLAVLNGTVPQWRIDDMAMRIMAAFFKVGQTVEDQEPINFSFWTLDTYGPLHWAARKDYQQINWHVNVQGDHGSLIREIAARGTVLLKNTGSLPLKKPKFLAVIGEDAGPNPLGPNGCADNRCNNGTLGIGWGSGTGNFPYLVTPDQALQARAVQDGSRYESVLRNHAPTEIKALVSQQDATAIVFVNANSGEGFIEIDGNKGDRLNLTLWNEGDALVKNVSSWCNNTIVVLHTPGPVLLTEWYDNPNITAILWAGMPGQESGNSITDVLYGRVNPSGRTPFTWGATRESYGTDVLYEPNNGNEAPQLDYTEGVFIDYRHFDKANASVLYEFGFGLSYTTFEYSNLKIEKHQVGEYTPTTGQTEAAPTFGNFSESVEDYVFPAAEFPYVYQFIYPYLNSTDMSASSGDAQYGQTAEEFLPPKANDGSAQPLLRSSGLHHPGGNPALYDIMYTVTADITNTGKVAGDEVPQLYVSLGGPEDPKVVLRGFDRLRVEPGEKVQFKAVLTRRDVSSWDTVKQDWVITEYAKKVYVGPSSRKLDLEEVLP is encoded by the exons ATGAAGTTCGCCATTCCGCTTGCCTTGCTGGCGAGCGGCAATCTCGCCCTGGCTGCGCCCGAGCCGATCCATCCTTCTCATCAACAG CTCAATAAGAGGTCGCTTGCCTACTCAGAACCCCATTATCCATCACCATGGATGGACCCCAAGGCCATCGGCTGGGAAGAAGCCTACGAAAAGGCAAAGGCCTTTGTGTCCCAGTTGACCCTGCTCGAAAAAGTCAACCTTACAACCGGCATCGG CTGGGGCGCTGAACAATGCGTTGGCCAAACAGGTGCCATCCCTCGGCTTGGCTTGAAGAGCATGTGTATGCAAGATGCCCCCTTGGCCATCCGTGGCACCGACTACAACTCAGTCTTCCCCGCCGGGGTCACAACCGCCGCTACGTTTGATCGAGGTCTCATGTATAAACGCGGATATGCTTTAGGCCAGGaagccaagggcaagggagTCACGGTTCTCCTCGGACCTGTTGCCGGTCCCCTCGGCCGGGCACCCGAAGGCGGCCGCAACTGGGAAGGCTTCTCGACCGACCCTGTTCTCACCGGTATCGCCATGGCGGAGACCATCAAGGGAACACAGGACGCTGGCGTCGTCGCTTGCGCCAAGCACTTTATCGGCAACGAGCAAGAACACTTCAGACAGGTTGGAGAGTCACAGGACTACGGATACAACATCTCCGAAACGCTATCCTCCAACATTGACGACAAGACCATGCACGAAATGTATTTGTGGCCGTTTGTTGATGCCATCAGAGCTGGTGTAGGCTCCTTCATGTGCGCCTACACTCAGGCCAACAACTCGTACAGCTGCCAGAACTCGAAGCTCCTCAACAACCTGCTCAAGCAAGAAAACGGATTCCAGGGCTTTGTGATGAGCGATTGGCAAGCCCATCACTCTGGTGTCGCGAGCGCTGCTGCCGGTCTCGACATGAGCATGCCCGGTGATACTATGTTTAACAGCGGCCGCAGCTACTGGGGAACCAACCTCACACTCGCCGTCCTCAATGGAACTGTCCCGCAGTGGCGCATTGACGACATGGCCATGCGCATCATGGCTGCTTTCTTCAAGGTTGGCCAAACCGTCGAGGACCAAGAGCCCAtcaacttctccttctggACCCTCGACACGTACGGCCCGCTGCACTGGGCCGCTCGCAAAGATTATCAGCAGATCAACTGGCATGTTAACGTTCAGGGCGATCACGGAAGCCTTATTAGGGAGATTGCAGCTCGCGGAACAGTTCTGTTGAAAAACACCGGCTCCCTTCCCCTGAAAAAGCCCAAGTTTCTGGCCGTCATTGGTGAGGATGCTGGGCCGAACCCTCTTGGGCCGAACGGATGCGCCGACAATAGATGTAACAATGGTACCTTGGGTATTGGCTGGGGTTCCGGCACCGGTAACTTCCCTTATCTTGTGACGCCCGACCAAGCCCTGCAAGCCCGCGCTGTTCAGGATGGATCTCGCTACGAGAGTGTCTTGAGGAACCATGCGCCCACGGAAATCAAGGCCCTGGTTTCCCAGCAGGACGCAACTGCCATTGTCTTTGTCAACGCCAACTCTGGTGAAGGCTTCATCGAGATTGATGGCAACAAAGGTGATCGGCTGAACCTCACCCTTTGGAATGAGGGCGATGCTCTGGTCAAGAATGTTTCCAGCTGGTGTAACAACACCATTGTCGTCCTCCACACACCTGGTCCCGTTTTGCTCACGGAATGGTACGACAACCCCAATATTACCGCCATTCTCTGGGCCGGTATGCCCGGTCAGGAGAGCGGCAACTCCATCACGGACGTCTTGTACGGTAGAGTCAACCCATCTGGGCGCACTCCCTTCACCTGGGGTGCCACGCGCGAAAGCTACGGCACCGATGTTCTCTATGAGCCGAACAACGGGAACGAAGCTCCTCAGCTGGACTACACCGAAGGAGTCTTTATCGATTACCGTCACTTTGACAAGGCCAACGCCTCGGTCCTTTACGAGTTTGGCTTTGGATTGAGCTATACCACCTTTGAGTACAGCAACTTGAAGATCGAGAAGCACCAAGTCGGCGAGTACACTCCCACCACAGGGCAGACGGAAGCTGCGCCCACTTTTGGAAACTTTTCTGAAAGCGTGGAAGACTACGTATTCCCTGCCGCAGAGTTCCCCTACGTCTACCAGTTTATTTACCCCTACCTCAACAGCACCGACATGTCTGCTTCCAGCGGCGATGCGCAGTACGGCCAGACTGCCGAGGAGTTCTTGCCGCCCAAGGCCAACGATGGATCGGCGCAGCCTTTGCTTCGCTCATCCGGCCTTCATCACCCCGGTGGAAACCCTGCTCTTTACGACATCATGTACACTGTTACGGCGGATATCACCAACACGGGCAAGGTGGCGGGTGATGAAGTACCGCAGCTGTACGTGAGCCTCGGTGGGCCAGAGGATCCCAAGGTGGTGCTGAGAGGGTTTGACAGACTTAGGGTTGAGCCTGGGGAGAAGGTGCAGTTCAAGGCGGTGCTGACGAGGAGGGATGTGAGTTCATGGGATACGGTGAAGCAGGATTGGGTGATTACTGAGTACGCGAAGAAGGTGTACGTCGGGCCAAGCTCGAGGAAGTTGGATCTCGAGGAGGTTCTTCCCTGA